In Candidatus Promineifilum breve, one genomic interval encodes:
- a CDS encoding DUF4230 domain-containing protein: MSKEELVETETPPRSRARAVLLGLLAVFLVALVIMGLSVARLVNTVSEGTAGVVEPLGDRVRSLLVPATPVILPNPATVVKQINDLSRLETASYEMEKVVTADAEQDGLLGMLLGESMVFIAYGKVYAGVDFSRMVAADMVVVDPDTVMVHLPPAEIFADIPVLDNDRSFVADRDTGLLTQADPELETQVRQAAEASIREAAQSSDILTRANNNAQTYMRNFLSGLGFTEVIFTPDTPPAVAPYQQEIPKGYYLLPTATPAP, translated from the coding sequence ATGTCGAAAGAAGAGTTGGTTGAGACCGAGACCCCGCCGCGCTCGCGGGCGCGCGCCGTTTTGCTGGGGCTGTTGGCGGTGTTCCTGGTGGCCCTGGTCATCATGGGGCTGTCCGTGGCCCGGCTGGTGAATACCGTCAGCGAAGGCACGGCGGGCGTGGTCGAGCCGCTCGGCGACCGGGTGCGCTCGTTGCTGGTGCCGGCCACGCCGGTCATCCTGCCCAACCCGGCCACGGTGGTCAAGCAGATCAACGACCTGTCGCGGCTGGAGACGGCTTCCTACGAGATGGAGAAGGTTGTCACCGCCGATGCCGAGCAGGATGGCCTGCTGGGCATGCTGCTGGGCGAGTCGATGGTCTTCATCGCCTACGGCAAGGTGTATGCCGGGGTGGATTTCAGCCGCATGGTGGCGGCCGACATGGTCGTCGTTGACCCCGACACGGTGATGGTTCATCTGCCGCCGGCCGAGATCTTCGCCGACATCCCCGTGCTGGACAACGACCGCTCCTTTGTGGCCGACCGCGACACGGGGCTGCTGACCCAGGCCGACCCGGAACTGGAGACCCAGGTGCGCCAGGCGGCCGAGGCGTCGATTCGCGAGGCGGCCCAGAGCAGCGATATCCTGACCCGCGCCAATAACAACGCGCAGACCTATATGCGGAACTTCCTGTCGGGCCTGGGCTTCACCGAGGTCATCTTTACGCCCGACACGCCCCCAGCCGTCGCCCCTTACCAGCAGGAGATCCCCAAGGGGTATTACCTGTTGCCGACGGCCACGCCGGCGCCGTAA
- a CDS encoding DUF503 domain-containing protein: protein MFVATCVITLELEGVRSLKEKRSIVKSVITRLQREFNLSVAEVDRQDAWGTAVIGLAAVGNDKAHLHRLLEKSVAWVESQRPDAPIADYSIEFL, encoded by the coding sequence ATGTTTGTGGCAACGTGCGTCATCACGCTGGAACTGGAGGGCGTGCGCTCATTAAAGGAAAAGCGCAGCATCGTCAAATCCGTCATCACGCGCTTGCAGCGCGAGTTCAATCTATCGGTGGCCGAAGTCGACCGGCAGGATGCCTGGGGCACGGCCGTCATCGGTCTGGCCGCCGTGGGCAACGACAAGGCCCACCTGCACCGCCTGCTGGAAAAGTCCGTGGCCTGGGTCGAGAGCCAGCGGCCCGACGCCCCCATCGCCGATTACAGCATCGAATTCCTCTAG
- a CDS encoding penicillin acylase family protein: MSRGIKALLIILGVVGVLALIITGVWLWFTRQAHPKTEGEIRLAGLLEPVEIVRDVNGVAHIYANNTEDLFFAEGYTHAQERFWQMEFQRRTAAGRLSELFGETTLETDRYLRHFGFRQSSEGAYALLDAETKKAIDAYARGVNAYIADRRPAQLGLEFAILGLQGTEWEIEPWTPIDSLSWGYMMIFDQGGSPSEDMSIANMIGALGSERFNDLFPAFRDNRPTIIESSELGYLGQSDTTPLSRLNDAELSYLLDLSRAVAAGAGDLPPLLAQTMTPYGAGSNSYAISGERTATGGAILANDPHMGVMMPALWYQVGMHCRTKSDACPYEFRGYSLPGVPGILIGHNDRIAWGLTNAAFDAEDVFIERINPDNPNQYEVNGEWVDMEIRREEIAVQGWDKPDVIFVRQTRNGVVASDSLVNASRFGADDEGTQPYALTYAWTGLEPVQTVRAVQLIIRSQNWDDFLAAAEFFEAGKQNLLYADVDGNIGYVMPGKVPVRAGGDGTIPVPGWNDEFIWTGFIPYEDAPRVFNPAQGFIVTANNPQVRAEDYPHFLGLSQDRGQRAQRITELILADTDLINLQDVQAIQTDNGSISALEVIPYLRQLTIDDPAVAAARDRLVGWSGQMHRDSAEAALYNIFWVRLINNTYNDELLPDYYPDGKDNTADSMYHILQDPQIGWWDDVRTADITETRDDILLRSLTEAHAEGITTLGEDMDAWKWGDLHTITFRNATLGSSGIGFIENIFNRGPLPTSGSESVPQKTCWNANNGFAVTCIPAMRQIIDLGNLDNSLMIHSVGQSGHPMHPHYDDLIETWRNLQYNPSNWSREAAEGGEHELLVLEPSGG, from the coding sequence ATGTCTCGGGGCATCAAAGCGCTGCTAATTATTTTGGGAGTCGTGGGCGTTCTGGCCCTCATCATCACCGGGGTTTGGCTGTGGTTCACCCGCCAGGCCCACCCCAAGACCGAGGGCGAGATACGCCTGGCCGGGCTGCTGGAGCCGGTGGAGATCGTGCGCGACGTGAACGGCGTGGCCCACATCTACGCCAACAATACCGAGGACTTGTTCTTCGCCGAGGGCTACACCCACGCCCAGGAGCGCTTCTGGCAGATGGAGTTCCAGCGACGCACGGCCGCCGGCCGCCTGTCGGAGCTCTTCGGCGAGACGACGCTGGAGACCGATCGCTACCTGCGCCACTTCGGCTTCCGCCAATCGAGCGAAGGGGCCTATGCCCTGCTCGACGCCGAGACGAAAAAGGCCATCGACGCCTATGCCCGTGGCGTCAACGCCTACATCGCCGACCGCCGCCCGGCGCAACTGGGGCTGGAGTTCGCCATCCTCGGCCTGCAGGGGACGGAGTGGGAGATCGAACCGTGGACGCCCATCGACTCGTTGAGCTGGGGCTACATGATGATTTTCGACCAGGGCGGCAGTCCGAGCGAAGATATGTCGATCGCCAACATGATCGGAGCGCTGGGCAGCGAACGGTTCAATGACCTGTTTCCCGCCTTCCGCGACAACCGGCCGACGATCATCGAGTCGTCCGAACTGGGCTACCTGGGCCAAAGCGACACCACGCCGCTGAGCCGTCTGAACGACGCCGAACTGAGCTACCTGCTTGACCTCAGTCGGGCCGTGGCCGCCGGCGCGGGCGACCTGCCGCCGCTGCTGGCCCAGACCATGACGCCCTACGGCGCGGGTTCCAACAGCTATGCCATCTCCGGCGAGCGCACGGCCACCGGCGGAGCCATCCTGGCCAACGACCCCCACATGGGCGTGATGATGCCCGCGCTGTGGTATCAGGTGGGCATGCACTGCCGCACCAAGAGCGACGCCTGCCCCTATGAATTTCGTGGCTACTCGCTGCCCGGCGTGCCCGGCATCCTCATCGGCCACAACGACCGCATCGCCTGGGGCCTGACCAACGCCGCTTTCGACGCCGAGGATGTGTTCATCGAGCGCATCAACCCCGACAATCCCAACCAGTATGAAGTCAACGGCGAATGGGTGGACATGGAGATTCGCCGCGAGGAGATCGCCGTCCAGGGCTGGGACAAGCCGGACGTCATCTTCGTGCGCCAGACGCGCAACGGCGTGGTGGCTTCCGATTCGCTGGTCAATGCCTCGCGCTTCGGGGCCGACGACGAGGGCACGCAACCCTACGCCCTCACCTATGCCTGGACGGGGCTGGAGCCGGTGCAGACCGTCCGCGCCGTGCAACTGATCATCCGCTCGCAGAACTGGGACGACTTCCTGGCCGCGGCCGAATTCTTCGAGGCGGGCAAGCAGAACCTGCTCTACGCCGACGTGGACGGCAACATCGGCTACGTCATGCCCGGCAAAGTGCCCGTGCGCGCCGGCGGTGACGGCACGATCCCCGTTCCCGGCTGGAACGACGAGTTCATCTGGACCGGCTTCATCCCCTATGAGGACGCCCCGCGCGTCTTCAATCCGGCCCAGGGCTTCATCGTCACCGCCAACAACCCCCAGGTGCGGGCCGAGGATTACCCCCACTTCCTGGGCCTCAGTCAGGATCGCGGCCAGCGGGCGCAGCGGATCACCGAGCTGATCCTGGCCGATACGGACCTGATCAATCTGCAAGACGTGCAGGCCATCCAGACCGACAATGGCAGTATCTCGGCCCTGGAAGTGATCCCCTACCTGCGCCAGTTGACCATCGACGACCCGGCCGTGGCCGCCGCCCGCGACCGGCTGGTGGGCTGGAGCGGCCAGATGCACCGCGACAGCGCCGAGGCCGCCCTCTACAACATCTTCTGGGTGCGGCTCATCAACAACACCTATAACGACGAACTGCTGCCCGACTACTACCCCGACGGCAAGGACAACACGGCCGATTCGATGTACCACATCCTGCAAGACCCGCAAATAGGGTGGTGGGACGACGTGCGCACGGCCGACATCACCGAGACCCGCGACGACATCCTGCTCCGTAGCCTGACCGAAGCCCATGCCGAGGGCATCACCACGCTGGGCGAGGACATGGACGCCTGGAAGTGGGGCGACCTGCACACGATCACCTTCCGCAACGCCACGCTGGGCAGTTCGGGCATCGGCTTCATCGAGAACATCTTCAACCGCGGCCCCCTGCCCACCAGCGGCAGCGAATCCGTGCCGCAGAAGACGTGCTGGAACGCCAACAACGGCTTCGCGGTGACGTGCATCCCGGCGATGCGGCAGATCATCGACCTGGGCAATCTGGACAATTCGCTGATGATCCACAGCGTGGGCCAGAGCGGCCACCCGATGCACCCACACTACGACGACCTGATCGAAACGTGGCGCAATCTGCAATACAACCCGTCCAACTGGTCGCGCGAGGCGGCCGAGGGCGGCGAGCACGAATTGCTGGTGCTGGAACCGTCTGGGGGATAA
- a CDS encoding coproporphyrinogen-III oxidase family protein: MVDSPLVAEAARLYDAYRLDELPRALQRNSLDYYYLSVYPALPELRPLGPDDAPPYPATVNSAYVHVPFCSGVCDFCSYYLVAVGLGRRAAVGRYLEQARAEFDCHARHTTLDITYLYIGGGTPSLIPPAALENFLGHLAERRYLNPAAVGTLELHPEFFADEANAVRFLTILKRHGIGRVSVGYQASDEAVLRDSNRRHTTGFLGAALALLRAEGFLVNLDLMYGLPELSLDDWEVTLNDALAAAPDSISTYFLFVDRGTGLYERVRRGRVALPDHRHSQTQHLMAQLALQEAGYHELPNDFWARDVGDPATFRPARLPSAAATLPVGPGAYGYYSGAQVCNVFDLAEYGRRVAGGVSPLWRGHRLDDATALRRDVMFALKNDPYIDGSLFRTAYNTTPLAAFAPTMERLAALELITVEADRLRLTAKGRLCVEEIAWLFRDPAIGPAADAAGSALLLKHNFAPSYPPLVW; encoded by the coding sequence ATGGTTGATTCCCCCCTGGTGGCCGAGGCGGCCCGCCTGTATGACGCCTACCGGCTCGACGAACTGCCGCGGGCACTGCAACGCAACAGCCTCGACTACTACTATCTCAGCGTCTACCCGGCGCTGCCCGAACTGCGGCCGCTTGGCCCGGACGACGCGCCGCCCTATCCGGCCACGGTCAACAGCGCCTACGTCCACGTGCCGTTCTGCTCCGGCGTGTGCGATTTTTGCAGCTACTATCTGGTGGCCGTGGGACTGGGGCGGCGGGCGGCCGTGGGGCGCTATCTGGAGCAGGCGCGGGCCGAGTTCGACTGCCACGCCCGCCATACGACGCTGGACATTACCTACCTCTACATCGGCGGCGGCACGCCCAGCCTCATCCCGCCCGCCGCGCTGGAGAACTTTCTGGGCCATCTGGCCGAGCGGCGCTATCTGAACCCGGCGGCGGTGGGCACGCTGGAATTGCACCCCGAATTCTTCGCCGACGAGGCCAACGCCGTCCGCTTCCTGACCATCCTGAAGCGCCACGGCATCGGTCGGGTCAGTGTCGGCTATCAGGCGTCGGACGAGGCCGTGCTGCGCGACAGCAACCGCCGCCACACGACCGGCTTCCTGGGCGCGGCGCTGGCCTTGCTGCGGGCCGAGGGCTTTCTGGTCAATCTCGACCTGATGTACGGCTTGCCGGAACTATCGCTGGACGATTGGGAAGTGACGCTCAACGATGCCCTTGCCGCCGCGCCAGATTCAATCTCCACCTACTTTCTGTTCGTCGACCGGGGCACGGGGCTATATGAGCGCGTGCGGCGCGGCCGGGTGGCCCTGCCCGATCATCGCCATAGCCAGACCCAACACCTGATGGCCCAACTGGCGCTGCAAGAGGCCGGCTACCACGAACTGCCCAACGATTTCTGGGCGCGTGACGTGGGCGATCCGGCGACTTTTCGGCCGGCGCGCTTGCCCTCGGCCGCGGCGACGTTGCCGGTGGGGCCGGGGGCCTATGGCTACTACAGCGGCGCGCAGGTGTGCAACGTCTTCGACCTGGCCGAGTATGGGCGGCGCGTGGCCGGGGGCGTCTCCCCCCTGTGGCGCGGTCACCGGCTGGACGACGCCACCGCCTTGCGCCGCGACGTGATGTTCGCCCTCAAGAATGATCCCTATATTGATGGTAGCCTCTTCCGAACCGCCTATAATACGACTCCGCTGGCCGCGTTTGCCCCGACGATGGAACGTCTGGCGGCGCTGGAGTTGATCACGGTTGAAGCCGACCGACTGCGCCTGACGGCCAAGGGGCGATTGTGCGTCGAGGAGATCGCCTGGCTGTTCCGCGACCCGGCGATTGGCCCGGCGGCCGACGCAGCCGGGTCGGCGCTGCTGCTGAAACACAACTTCGCCCCCAGCTATCCGCCGCTGGTGTGGTGA